Proteins encoded by one window of Toxotes jaculatrix isolate fToxJac2 chromosome 22, fToxJac2.pri, whole genome shotgun sequence:
- the sult4a1 gene encoding sulfotransferase 4A1: MAESEADTPSTPIEFESKYFEFDGVRLPPFCRGKMEEIANFSLRSSDIWIVTYPKSGTSLLQEVVYLVSQGADPDEIGLMNIDEQLPVLEYPQPGLDIIQELTSPRLIKSHLPYRFLPTAMHNGEAKVIYMARNPKDLVVSYYQFHRSLRTMSYRGTFQEFCRRFMNDKLGYGSWFEHVQEFWEHRMDSNVLFLKYEDMYKDLGTLVEQLARFLGVSCDKAQLEGMVESCNQLIEQCCNSEALSICRGRVGLWKDIFTVSMNEKFDAVYRQKMGKSDLTFEFCL; this comes from the exons ATGGCCGAGAGCGAGGCAGACACGCCGAGCACGCCGATTGAGTTTGAGAGCAAATACTTCGAGTTTGATGGAGTGCGGCTGCCGCCCTTCTGCagagggaagatggaggagatCGCCAATTTCTCCCTCCGAAGTAGCGACATATGGATTGTCACCTACCCGAAGTCAG GCACCAGTCTACTTCAGGAGGTTGTGTATTTAGTGAGCCAGGGAGCAGACCCAGATGAAATCGGCCTTATGAACATCGATGAACAACTGCCTGTTTTAGAGTACCCTCAACCTGGCCTGGACATCATACAG GAGCTGACATCACCTCGCCTGATCAAAAGCCATCTTCCCTACCGATTCCTCCCAACAGCCATGCACAACGGGGAGGCCAAG GTGATCTACATGGCTCGGAACCCCAAGGACCTGGTGGTGTCCTACTACCAGTTCCACCGCTCTCTCAGGACTATGAGCTACCGGGGAACCTTCCAGGAGTTCTGCCGGCGCTTCATGAATGACAAGT TGGGATATGGTTCCTGGTTTGAACATGTTCAGGAATTTTGGGAGCATCGTATGGATTCTAATGTCCTCTTCTTGAAATATGAAGACATGTACAAG gaTCTGGGGACTTTGGTGGAGCAGTTAGCCCGGTTCCTTGGCGTTTCCTGCGACAAGGCTCAGCTGGAGGGCATGGTGGAGAGCTGCAACCAGTTGATCGAGCAGTGCTGCAACTCGGAGGCGCTGTCCATCTGCAGGG GTCGTGTGGGTCTATGGAAGGACATCTTCACAGTGTCTATGAACGAAAAGTTTGACGCGGTGTACAGACAGAAGATGGGCAAGTCTGACCTGACCTTCGAGTTCTGCCTGTGA